A single window of Phyllostomus discolor isolate MPI-MPIP mPhyDis1 chromosome 13, mPhyDis1.pri.v3, whole genome shotgun sequence DNA harbors:
- the RBAK gene encoding RB-associated KRAB zinc finger protein isoform X6, translating to MREFQEPVSFRDVAVDFTQEEWQQLDPVEKTTYRDVMLENYSHLVSVGYDSTKPHVIVRLEQGEEPWVAEGDFPCQSCPEGTWKADEVWDRTRESEDDHSRRAVCISGRTPTGERESAFDTTCSAEASPVPAGASRDCVSCGKTAEPGAELITSDGSYARQGRGGCGGCGEAHRGERPRASHPNAGGCPQNGESALQKVDTLEKPFDYNECMDALDREAVFMARAGAYAGEKPYAWGDAGPDFLRLSGFSAYQRSQVELKPFECSECGKSFCKKSKFIIHQRAHTGEKPYECTVCGKSFSQKGTLTVHRRSHLEEKPYKCSECGKTFCQKLHLTQHLRTHSGEKPYACSECGKTFCQKTHLTLHQRNHSGERPYPCGECGKSFSRRSALSDHQRTHTGEKLHQCAECGKSYYRKSTLITHQRTHTGEKPYQCSECGKFFSRVSYLTIHYRSHLEEKPYECGECGKTFNLNSAFIRHRKVHAEERAHGCSGCGESSPVGCLAARRASPAGEDPCACSECGKRLLGGPALDGHPPLPGGERAYECNVCGKPFSDLSHYSAHHRSHAEEKPYGCPECGKTFSHNSSLFRHQRVHTGEKPYECYECGKFFSQKSYLTIHHRIHSGEKPYECSKCGKVFSRMSNLTVHYRSHSGEKPYECNECGKVFSQKSYLTVHHRTHSGEKPYECGECGKKFHHRSAFNSHQRIHRRADASVLEAGGLL from the exons GCCCCACGTGATCGTCAGGCTGGAGCAGGGGGAGGAGCCATGGGTGGCAGAAGGTGACTTCCCGTGCCAGAGCTGTCCAG AGGGAACCTGGAAAGCCGACGAGGTGTGGGACAGAACCCGAGAAAGTGAGGACGACCATTCGAGGCGAGCAGTCTGTATCAGTGGCAGAACCCcgactggagagagagagagcgcgttTGACACAACCTGTAGCGCAGAGGCAAGCCCTGTGCCTGCCGGCGCGTCCCGCGACTGCGTCTCCTGCGGAAAAACTGCAGAGCCGGGGGCGGAGTTAATCACTAGCGACgggagctacgccagacagggacGGGGCGGGTGCGGCGGATGCGGGGAGGCGCACCGTGGGGAGCGACCCCGGGCATCTCATCCAAACGCGGGGGGCTGTCCTCAGAATGGGGAAAGTGCTCTTCAGAAAGTGGATACTTTAGAGAAACCCTTCGACTATAACGAGTGCATGGACGCCTTGGACAGGGAAGCTGTTTTCATGGCCCGTGCGGGTGCTTACGCCGGGGAGAAGCCCTACGCGTGGGGCGACGCCGGGCCGGACTTCCTCCGGCTGTCCGGTTTTAGCGCCTACCAGAGGTCCCAGGTGGAACTGAAGCCCTTCGAGTGCAGCGAGTGCGGGAAGTCCTTCTGTAAGAAGTCCAAGTTCATCATCCACCAGAGGGCCCACACCGGGGAGAAGCCCTACGAGTGCACCGTGTGCGGGAAGTCCTTCAGCCAGAAGGGCACGCTCACCGTGCACCGGAGGTCGCACCTGGAGGAGAAGCCCTACAAGTGCAGCGAGTGCGGCAAGACCTTCTGCCAGAAGCTGCACCTCACCCAGCACCTGAGGACGCACTCGGGCGAGAAGCCCTACGCATGCAGCGAGTGCGGGAAGACCTTCTGCCAGAAGACGCACCTCACGCTGCACCAGCGGAACCACTCGGGGGAGCGGCCCTACCCCTGCGGCGAGTGCGGCAAGTCCTTCTCCCGCAGGTCGGCCCTCAGCGACCACCAGCGCACGCACACGGGCGAGAAGCTGCACCAGTGCGCCGAGTGCGGGAAGTCCTACTACCGCAAGTCCACCCTCATCACGCACCAGCGCACGCACACGGGCGAGAAGCCCTACCAGTGCAGCGAGTGCGGCAAGTTCTTCTCTCGCGTGTCGTACCTCACCATCCACTACAGGAGCCACCTGGAGGAGAAGCCCTACGAGTGCGGCGAGTGCGGCAAGACCTTCAACCTGAACTCGGCCTTCATCCGCCACCGCAAAGTGCACGCGGAGGAGAGGGCCCACGGGTGCAGCGGGTGCGGGGAGTCCTCGCCGGTGGGCTGCCTCGCCGCCCGCCGCGCGAGCCCGGCGGGAGAGGACCCCTGTGCGTGCAGCGAGTGTGGGAAACGCCTCCTCGGGGGCCCGGCCCTGGACGGGCACCCGCCCCTGCCGGGAGGGGAGAGGGCCTACGAGTGCAACGTGTGTGGGAAGCCGTTCTCGGACTTGTCGCACTACAGCGCGCACCACCGCAGCCATGCGGAGGAGAAGCCCTACGGCTGCCCCGAGTGCGGGAAGACCTTCTCCCACAACTCCTCCCTCTTCCGGCACCAGCGGGTGCACACGGGCGAGAAGCCCTACGAGTGCTACGAGTGCGGCAAGTTCTTTTCCCAGAAGTCGTACCTCACCATCCACCACCGCATCCACTCGGGCGAGAAGCCCTACGAGTGCAGCAAGTGCGGGAAGGTCTTCTCCCGCATGTCGAACCTCACCGTGCACTACAGGAGCCACTCGGGCGAGAAGCCCTACGAGTGCAACGAGTGCGGGAAGGTCTTCTCTCAGAAGTCGTACCTCACCGTGCACCACAGGACTCACTCGGGAGAGAAGCCCTACGAGTGCGGCGAGTGCGGGAAGAAGTTCCACCACCGATCGGCCTTCAACAGCCACCAGCGGATCCACAGGAGGGCAGACGCGAGCGTGCTCGAGGCCGGCGGCCTCCTGTGA
- the LOC114510271 gene encoding olfactory receptor 10AC1-like yields the protein MSHSSNWTAPQEFIILGFSGWPQWLRVLLFALLLPLYLATLAGNLVILGLAVADAALHTPMYFFLGALSAVEAAYTLVLTPRMLAGFLLPPGGQAVAPSTCAAQMGLFVALGGSECLLLAAMALDRYLAICRPLYYPQLMTQGLCWRLLVSCCAGGSVLAAGLTTAIFQLSFCSGMVNHVFCDLPAVLVLACGSRDLQEHVLLAACLLLLVLPLALILLSYTRVLVVILGVGGAAGRRKAFNTVASHLTVAVLHYGCATVMYARPLRSRNLEEDKLASLIYINLTPLLYPAIYTLRNRDVQGALQRVLSPGTRGTAHQAGVA from the coding sequence ATGAGCCATAGCTCGAACTGGACCGCCCCGCAGGAGTTCATCATCCTCGGCTTCTCCGGGTGGCCCCAGTGGCTCCGGGTGCtgctctttgccctcctcctgccactcTACCTGGCGACCCTGGCAGGAAACCTGGTAATCCTGGGCCTGGCGGTGGCGGACGCCGCCCTGCACacgcccatgtacttcttcctgggGGCGCTGTCCGCCGTGGAGGCGGCTTACACGCTGGTGCTCACTCCGCGCATGCTGGCtggcttcctcctgcctcccGGCGGCCAGGCGGTGGCCCCCTCTACCTGTGCCGCCCAGATGGGCCTCTTCGTGGCGCTGGGTGGCTCCGAGTGCCTGCTGCTGGCTGCCATGGCCCTGGACCGCTACCTGGCCATCTGCCGCCCCCTCTACTACCCTCAGCTCATGACCCAGGGGCTCTGCTGGCGCCTTTTGGTCTCCTGCTGTGCCGGAGGCTCCGTCCTGGCCGCGGGCCTCACCACGGCCATCTTCCAGCTGTCCTTCTGCAGCGGCATGGTCAACCACGTCTTCTGCGACCTGCCAGCCGTGCTGGTATTGGCCTGCGGGAGCCGCGACCTTCAGGAGCACGTCCTGCTGGCagcctgcctgctgctgctggtgctgccccTGGCCCTGATCCTGCTCTCCTACACCCGGGTGCTGGTGGTCATTCTGGGCGTGGGCGGGGCCGCGGGCCGCCGGAAGGCCTTCAACACAGTGGCGTCGCATCTCACGGTGGCTGTGCTGCACTACGGCTGCGCCACGGTCATGTACGCCCGGCCCCTGCGCAGCCGCAACCTGGAGGAGGACAAGCTGGCGTCCCTCATCTACATCAACCTCACACCACTGCTGTACCCGGCCATCTACACGCTGCGGAACCGCGACGTGCAGGGCGCGCTGCAGCGCGTGCTCAGCCCCGGGACGCGGGGGACCGCCCACCAGGCTGGGGTCGCCTAA
- the LOC114510386 gene encoding zinc finger protein 90 homolog, whose amino-acid sequence MCQGSLSFSDVAVGFTRKEWQQLDPTQRTLYRDVMLETYSHLVSVGCQVTKPAVISKLELGQEAWMEEEEIRRWGVPDPSGGSSRGQASLRSAPLRSRTGHQTDPRGPIAHGDAKSKGNANSNAKSNGNGKGKLGSGACYCHLVGRDSDAANHPALHTGPPRAGLIQFQTSINAFQVLSRRHAEPSWLWDGEVSVNQ is encoded by the exons GGGTCGTTGTCCTTCAGCGACGTGGCTGTCGGCTTCACCCGCAAGGAGTGGCAGCAGCTGGACCCCACGCAGAGGACCCTGTACCGGGACGTGATGCTGGAGACCTACAGCCACCTGGTCTCCGTGG GGTGTCAGGTCACCAAACCGGCTGTGATCTCCAAGCTGGAGCTGGGGCAAGAAGCGtggatggaggaggaagaaatcCGCCGGTGGGGCGTCCCAG ACCCCAGTGGGGGATCCTCCCGGGGCCAGGCCAGCCTGCGCTCTGCGCCCCTGCGCTCCCGCACCGGACACCAGACAGATCCCCGGGGCCCC ATCGCCCACGGCGACGCCAAGAGCAAAGGCAACGCCAACAGCAACGCCAAGAGCAACGGCAACGGCAAGGGCAAG CTTGGGAGTGGTGCGTGCTACTGCCACCTAGTGGGCAGAGACAGCGATGCTGCTAACCATCCTGCATTGCACACAGGTCCTCCCCGAGCCGGGCTCATCCAGTTCCAAACGTCCATAAACGCTTTCCAGGTTCTGTCCCGGCGGCATGCGGAGCCATCGTGGCTCTGGGACGGCGAGGTCTCCGTCAATCAGTGA